In a genomic window of Streptomyces katrae:
- a CDS encoding N-acetylneuraminate synthase family protein, whose translation MTVAPLNTRLRTLGPRIAGPGRPVYVVGEIGINHNGDLGTAFALIDAAAEAGCDAVKFQKRTPELCTPRDQWDVERDTPWGRMTYIDYRHRVEFGEADYLAIDEHCAKRGIAWFASPWDTEAVAFLEKFDLPAHKVASACLTDDELLRALRATGRTVVLSTGMSTPKQIRHAVEVLGSDNILLCHATSTYPAKAEELNLRVINTLQEEYPNVPVGYSGHETGLQTTLAAVALGAVFVERHITLDRAMWGSDQAASVEPGGLARLVRDIRTIETALGDGVKKVYDSELAPMKKLRRVQGTLPAPAPAPAAS comes from the coding sequence ATGACCGTCGCCCCCCTCAACACCCGCCTCCGCACCCTCGGCCCGCGCATCGCCGGCCCCGGCCGCCCCGTCTACGTCGTCGGCGAGATCGGCATCAACCACAACGGCGACCTCGGCACCGCCTTCGCCCTGATCGACGCCGCCGCCGAAGCCGGATGCGACGCCGTCAAGTTCCAGAAGCGCACCCCCGAGCTGTGCACCCCCCGCGACCAGTGGGACGTCGAACGCGACACCCCCTGGGGCCGGATGACCTACATCGACTACCGCCACCGCGTCGAGTTCGGCGAGGCCGACTACCTCGCCATCGACGAGCACTGCGCCAAGCGCGGCATCGCCTGGTTCGCCTCCCCCTGGGACACCGAGGCCGTCGCCTTCCTGGAGAAGTTCGACCTCCCCGCCCACAAGGTGGCCTCCGCCTGCCTCACCGACGACGAACTGCTGCGCGCCCTGCGCGCCACGGGCCGCACGGTCGTCCTCTCCACCGGCATGTCCACCCCGAAGCAGATCCGGCACGCCGTCGAGGTCCTCGGCAGCGACAACATCCTGCTGTGCCACGCCACTTCGACCTACCCGGCCAAGGCCGAGGAGCTCAACCTGCGGGTGATCAACACCCTCCAGGAGGAGTACCCGAACGTCCCCGTCGGCTACTCCGGCCACGAGACCGGCCTCCAGACCACCCTGGCCGCCGTCGCCCTCGGCGCCGTCTTCGTCGAGCGGCACATCACCCTCGACCGCGCGATGTGGGGCTCCGACCAGGCTGCCTCCGTCGAGCCCGGCGGCCTCGCCCGCCTCGTGCGCGACATCCGCACCATCGAGACCGCCCTCGGCGACGGCGTCAAGAAGGTCTACGACTCCGAGCTCGCCCCCATGAAGAAGCTCCGCCGCGTCCAGGGCACCCTCCCGGCCCCCGCCCCCGCCCCCGCCGCCTCCTGA